From the genome of Streptomyces sp. NBC_01116, one region includes:
- a CDS encoding DUF3105 domain-containing protein gives MSFDPRNPQPQAPDTRARATRNRAIAIGLSAAVVAGLVAFGSYLLLENSEANEKSTGASAAQDGKHPGGHGDSHGNATGAAIEGLKSWDAAKLGRRHVTGSVDYPMKPPVGGDHNQSWMNCDGDVYEKALPDVNAVHSLEHGAVWVTYNGKAADAEVAALAERVGKTPFTLMSPYAGQEGAIMLSAWGKQVSVDSADDKRVDQFLARYVQGAQTPEPGAPCTGGLATVPR, from the coding sequence ATGAGCTTCGACCCCCGGAACCCCCAGCCGCAGGCCCCCGACACGCGCGCCCGCGCCACCCGCAACCGGGCCATCGCCATAGGGCTGAGCGCTGCCGTCGTGGCCGGTCTCGTCGCCTTCGGTTCGTACCTGCTGCTGGAGAACTCCGAGGCGAACGAGAAGTCCACAGGCGCTTCGGCGGCCCAGGACGGCAAGCACCCGGGCGGCCACGGCGACTCCCACGGCAACGCCACGGGCGCGGCCATCGAGGGGCTGAAGTCCTGGGACGCGGCGAAGCTCGGCCGTCGGCACGTCACGGGCTCGGTGGACTATCCGATGAAGCCTCCGGTCGGCGGCGACCACAACCAGTCCTGGATGAACTGCGACGGCGACGTATACGAAAAGGCGCTCCCGGACGTGAACGCCGTGCACTCCCTGGAGCACGGCGCGGTCTGGGTCACCTACAACGGCAAGGCCGCCGACGCCGAGGTGGCCGCGCTGGCGGAGCGCGTCGGGAAGACCCCGTTCACGCTGATGAGCCCGTACGCCGGTCAGGAGGGCGCGATCATGCTCAGCGCCTGGGGCAAGCAGGTCTCCGTCGACTCCGCCGACGACAAGCGGGTGGACCAGTTCCTCGCGCGGTACGTCCAGGGCGCGCAGACCCCCGAGCCCGGCGCCCCCTGCACCGGCGGGCTGGCGACGGTGCCGCGGTGA
- the glnA gene encoding type I glutamate--ammonia ligase, giving the protein MDKQQEFVLRTLEERDIRFVRLWFTDVLGFLKSVAVAPAELEQAFDEGIGFDGSAIEGFARVYESDMIAKPDPGTFQILPWRAEAPGTARMFCDILMPDGSPSFADPRYVLKRILAKTSDLGFTFYTHPEIEFFLLKNKPVDGTRPTPADSSGYFDHTPQNVGMDFRRQAITMLESMGISVEFSHHEGAPGQQEIDLRYADALSTADNIMTFRLVMKQVALEQGVQATFMPKPFSEYPGSGMHTHLSLFEGDRNAFYESGAEYQLSKVGRSFIAGLLTHAAEISAVTNQWVNSYKRIWGGSSRAAGAGGEAPSYICWGHNNRSALIRVPMYKPGKTGSARVEVRSIDSGANPYLTYAVLLAAGLKGIEEGYELPAGADDDVWALSDAERRAMGIEPLPQNLGEAISLMEKSELVAETLGEHVFDFFLRNKKQEWEEYRSEVTAFELKNLLPVL; this is encoded by the coding sequence ATGGACAAGCAGCAGGAATTCGTCCTCAGGACCCTTGAGGAGCGCGACATCCGCTTCGTGCGGCTGTGGTTCACCGACGTCCTCGGGTTCCTCAAGTCCGTCGCCGTGGCTCCGGCCGAGCTGGAGCAGGCGTTCGACGAAGGCATCGGCTTCGACGGCTCGGCCATCGAGGGCTTCGCCCGGGTGTACGAATCGGACATGATCGCCAAGCCGGACCCGGGCACCTTCCAGATCCTGCCCTGGCGCGCGGAGGCCCCCGGCACCGCGCGGATGTTCTGCGACATCCTGATGCCGGACGGCTCCCCGTCCTTCGCGGACCCGCGCTACGTCCTCAAGCGCATCCTCGCCAAGACGTCCGACCTCGGCTTCACCTTCTACACCCACCCCGAGATCGAGTTCTTCCTGCTGAAGAACAAGCCGGTCGACGGCACCCGCCCGACCCCGGCGGACAGCTCGGGCTACTTCGACCACACGCCGCAGAACGTCGGCATGGACTTCCGCCGCCAGGCGATCACCATGCTCGAATCGATGGGCATCTCGGTCGAGTTCAGCCACCACGAGGGCGCCCCCGGCCAGCAGGAGATCGACCTGCGGTACGCGGACGCGCTCTCCACGGCCGACAACATCATGACGTTCCGTCTGGTGATGAAGCAGGTGGCGCTGGAGCAGGGCGTGCAGGCCACGTTCATGCCGAAGCCGTTCTCGGAGTACCCGGGTTCGGGCATGCACACCCACCTCTCCCTCTTCGAGGGCGACCGCAACGCCTTCTACGAGTCGGGCGCGGAGTACCAGCTCTCCAAGGTCGGCCGCTCCTTCATCGCGGGCCTGCTGACGCACGCGGCGGAGATCTCGGCCGTCACCAACCAGTGGGTCAACTCCTACAAGCGCATCTGGGGCGGCTCGTCCCGCGCGGCCGGCGCGGGCGGCGAGGCCCCCTCGTACATCTGCTGGGGCCACAACAACCGCTCCGCCCTCATCCGCGTCCCGATGTACAAGCCCGGCAAGACCGGCTCGGCCCGCGTCGAGGTCCGCTCCATCGACTCCGGCGCCAACCCGTACCTCACCTACGCGGTCCTGCTCGCCGCGGGCCTCAAGGGCATCGAGGAGGGCTACGAACTCCCCGCCGGCGCCGACGACGACGTCTGGGCCCTCTCCGACGCCGAACGCCGCGCGATGGGCATCGAGCCGCTCCCGCAGAACCTGGGCGAGGCGATCTCGCTGATGGAGAAGAGCGAACTGGTCGCCGAGACGCTGGGCGAGCACGTCTTCGACTTCTTCCTCCGCAACAAGAAGCAGGAGTGGGAGGAGTACCGCAGCGAGGTCACGGCCTTCGAGCTGAAGAACCTGCTGCCGGTGCTGTAA